The following coding sequences are from one Dreissena polymorpha isolate Duluth1 chromosome 8, UMN_Dpol_1.0, whole genome shotgun sequence window:
- the LOC127841667 gene encoding keratin, type II cytoskeletal I-like, producing the protein MNATLLFALFAVFFAASYVVGTPGFGSGGSSYYGGGGAGFGMGMDDDMGGMGSGMMGGGGFDGMMGGGMGMGGGMGMGGGMGIGIGMGGGFGGMGFGWKHKCQCRKRCYPWERYAGKCWWCHQHWCRMRCCPKW; encoded by the exons ATGAACGCAACTTTGCTCTTCGCTTTGTTCGCTGTATTCTTTGCAGCCTCGTACG TCGTCGGAACACCCGGCTTTGGTAGTGGTGGTTCCAGCTACTATGGCGGTGGTGGCGCTG GCTTCGGAATGGGCATGGACGATGATATGGGTGGAATGGGTTCCGGAATGATGGGTGGCGGCGGTTTTGATGGGATGATGGGTGGCGGAATGGGCATGGGTGGCGGAATGGGCATGGGTGGCGGAATGGGCATCGGCATAGGCATGGGCGGGGGATTCGGGGGCATGGGTTTCGGTTGGAAGCACAAATGCCAATGTAGAAAGCGGTGCTATCCATGGGAGAGGTACGCGGGCAAGTGCTGGTGGTGCCATCAACATTGGTGCAGGATGCGATGCTGCCCTAAATGGTAA